A single window of Anaerocolumna chitinilytica DNA harbors:
- the rpsC gene encoding 30S ribosomal protein S3, whose translation MGQKVNPHGLRVGVIKDWDSRWYAEADFADNLVEDYNIRTYLKKKLYSAGIAKIEIERASDRLKVIIFTAKPGVVIGKGGQEIEKLKVEIQKFTAKKLMVDIKEIKKPDLNAQLVAENIAAQLENRISFRRAMKSTMSRTMKSGAKGIKAAVAGRLGGADMARTEFYSEGTIPLQTLRADIDYGFAEADTTFGKLGVKVWIYQGEVLPTKAKKEGSDK comes from the coding sequence ATGGGACAGAAAGTTAATCCTCATGGTTTAAGAGTCGGAGTTATCAAAGACTGGGATTCAAGATGGTATGCAGAAGCTGATTTTGCAGACAATTTAGTAGAAGACTACAATATCAGAACATACCTGAAAAAGAAATTATACAGTGCAGGTATTGCAAAAATCGAAATCGAACGTGCTTCTGACCGTTTAAAGGTTATCATCTTTACTGCAAAACCGGGTGTGGTTATCGGTAAAGGCGGACAGGAAATCGAGAAATTAAAGGTTGAAATCCAGAAGTTTACTGCTAAGAAATTAATGGTAGACATCAAGGAAATCAAAAAACCGGACTTAAATGCCCAGTTAGTAGCAGAGAATATTGCAGCTCAGCTCGAGAACCGTATATCTTTCAGAAGAGCTATGAAATCTACTATGTCAAGAACAATGAAGTCAGGAGCTAAGGGTATCAAAGCTGCTGTTGCAGGACGTCTTGGCGGAGCAGATATGGCTCGTACAGAATTCTACAGTGAAGGAACTATTCCGTTACAGACATTACGTGCGGATATTGACTATGGATTTGCAGAAGCAGACACCACTTTTGGTAAATTAGGCGTTAAAGTTTGGATTTATCAAGGTGAAGTACTTCCCACAAAGGCAAAAAAGGAAGGGAGCGATAAATAA
- the rplV gene encoding 50S ribosomal protein L22, translated as MAKGHRSQIKRERNENRDTRPSAKVSYARVSVQKACFVLDAIRGKDVETALGILAYNPRYASTVIDKVLKSAIANAENNNHMDVSKLYIQECYANQAPTMKRIRPRAQGRAYRILKRLSHITVVLNER; from the coding sequence ATGGCGAAAGGACATAGATCCCAGATAAAGAGAGAAAGAAATGAGAATAGAGATACAAGACCCAGTGCAAAGGTTTCCTATGCAAGAGTGTCTGTACAGAAAGCTTGTTTCGTTTTAGACGCCATTAGAGGTAAAGACGTTGAAACAGCTCTTGGTATTTTAGCTTATAATCCCAGATATGCTTCAACTGTAATAGACAAAGTGTTAAAATCAGCAATTGCAAATGCTGAAAATAACAACCACATGGACGTAAGTAAGTTATATATTCAGGAGTGCTACGCAAATCAGGCTCCTACAATGAAAAGAATCAGACCTAGGGCACAGGGAAGGGCATACAGAATCTTAAAGAGATTAAGCCACATCACTGTTGTACTAAATGAAAGATAA
- the rpsS gene encoding 30S ribosomal protein S19 — protein sequence MARSLKKGPFADEHLLKKIDAMNKAGDKSVIKTWSRRSTIFPQMVMHTIAVHDGRRHVPVYVTEDMVGHKLGEFVATRTYRGHGKDEKKTKR from the coding sequence ATGGCTCGTTCATTAAAAAAAGGACCGTTCGCTGATGAGCATCTGCTTAAAAAGATAGATGCTATGAATAAAGCAGGTGACAAATCTGTAATCAAGACATGGTCACGTCGTTCTACGATTTTCCCTCAGATGGTTATGCACACCATTGCTGTACATGATGGCAGAAGACATGTACCTGTATATGTTACAGAAGACATGGTTGGCCACAAGTTAGGTGAATTTGTTGCAACTAGAACCTATAGAGGACATGGAAAAGACGAAAAGAAGACGAAGAGATAA
- the rplB gene encoding 50S ribosomal protein L2, whose translation MGIKKFNPYTPSRRNMTSSDFAEITTSTPEKSLVVSINKNAGRNNQGKITVRHQGGGSRRKYRLVDFKRRKDGVPAKVLTIEYDPNRTANIALICYADGEKSYILAPNGLQVGATLMNGETAEVRVGNCLPLQNIPVGTQIHNIELYPGKGGQLVRSAGNSAQLMAKEGKYATLRLPSGEMRLVPIICRATIGQVGNIDHELVNIGKAGRKRHMGIRPTVRGSVMNPNDHPHGGGEGKTGIGRSGPVTPWGKPALGLKTRKTNKASNKMIVRRRDGKTVK comes from the coding sequence ATGGGAATTAAGAAGTTTAACCCATATACACCTTCCAGAAGAAATATGACCTCATCCGATTTCGCAGAGATTACAACATCTACACCTGAGAAATCCTTAGTTGTTTCTATTAACAAGAATGCAGGCCGTAACAATCAAGGAAAAATTACAGTAAGACATCAGGGCGGCGGCTCTAGAAGAAAATATAGATTAGTAGATTTTAAGAGAAGAAAAGACGGAGTACCTGCAAAGGTCCTGACTATCGAATATGATCCTAACAGAACTGCAAACATCGCATTAATCTGCTATGCAGATGGTGAGAAGTCCTACATCCTGGCTCCTAACGGATTACAGGTAGGCGCTACCTTAATGAATGGTGAGACTGCAGAAGTTAGAGTAGGAAACTGCTTACCTCTTCAGAACATCCCTGTTGGTACACAGATTCACAATATCGAATTATATCCTGGAAAAGGCGGCCAGTTAGTACGTTCAGCAGGTAACTCTGCACAGTTAATGGCTAAAGAAGGCAAATATGCAACTCTTCGTCTTCCTTCCGGCGAAATGAGATTAGTGCCTATTATCTGCCGTGCTACTATTGGACAGGTGGGCAATATTGATCATGAATTAGTAAACATCGGTAAAGCTGGACGTAAGCGTCATATGGGTATCAGACCTACAGTCCGCGGTTCCGTTATGAATCCTAACGACCATCCTCACGGTGGTGGTGAAGGTAAGACTGGTATCGGCCGCTCAGGTCCTGTTACACCTTGGGGTAAACCTGCTCTTGGTTTAAAGACCAGAAAAACCAACAAAGCGTCTAACAAGATGATTGTAAGAAGAAGAGACGGTAAAACTGTTAAATAA
- the rplW gene encoding 50S ribosomal protein L23: MADLKFYDVILKPIVTEKSMNSMSEKKYTFSVHPDATKNQIKEAVEKMFAGTKVVSVNTMNLDGKNRRRGNTAGKTSKVKKAIVQLTADSPEIEIFSGL, from the coding sequence ATGGCTGATTTAAAATTTTATGATGTAATTTTAAAACCAATCGTAACAGAAAAAAGCATGAATTCTATGTCTGAAAAGAAGTACACTTTTTCTGTTCATCCTGATGCTACAAAGAATCAGATTAAAGAAGCTGTTGAGAAGATGTTTGCCGGAACAAAGGTTGTAAGTGTTAATACAATGAACCTTGACGGAAAGAACCGCAGACGTGGAAATACAGCAGGAAAGACTTCCAAGGTTAAGAAAGCAATTGTTCAGTTGACTGCTGATAGTCCTGAAATTGAGATCTTCTCCGGATTATAA
- the rplD gene encoding 50S ribosomal protein L4 — MANVSVFNMEGKEVGSIELNDAVFGVEVNDHLVHMAVVLQLANKRQGTQSAKTRAEVSGGGRKPWRQKGTGHARQGSTRSPQWKGGGIVFAPKPRDYSFKMNKKEKQLALKSALTSRVEEKKIFVLDELKLSEVKTKNFVKVLDNLKVNKALVVTGEKDENVILSARNIPTVITAIPGTINVFDILKYDTLILTKDAVAKIEEVYA, encoded by the coding sequence ATGGCAAACGTATCTGTTTTTAATATGGAAGGCAAGGAAGTTGGTTCTATCGAACTTAACGACGCTGTTTTCGGAGTAGAAGTTAACGATCATTTAGTTCACATGGCAGTTGTTTTACAGCTTGCCAATAAACGTCAGGGTACACAGAGTGCCAAGACCCGTGCTGAAGTAAGCGGCGGCGGAAGAAAACCCTGGAGACAGAAGGGAACCGGTCATGCAAGACAGGGTTCAACAAGATCTCCTCAGTGGAAGGGCGGCGGAATTGTATTTGCTCCCAAGCCAAGAGATTATTCATTTAAGATGAACAAGAAAGAAAAACAGCTTGCTCTGAAATCTGCTTTGACTTCCAGAGTGGAAGAAAAGAAGATTTTCGTTTTAGATGAGTTAAAATTAAGTGAAGTTAAAACAAAGAACTTCGTAAAAGTTCTTGACAATTTAAAGGTTAACAAAGCACTTGTGGTTACAGGTGAGAAGGATGAGAATGTAATTCTTTCTGCAAGAAACATCCCTACTGTAATTACCGCAATTCCTGGAACTATCAATGTGTTTGATATCTTAAAGTATGATACACTGATACTCACCAAGGATGCAGTAGCAAAAATTGAGGAGGTGTACGCATAA
- the rplC gene encoding 50S ribosomal protein L3, whose translation MKRAILTTKVGMTQIFNENGSLIPVTVLQAGPCVVTQVKTVENDGYAAVQVGFGDIREVLVNKPRKGHFAKAGVANKKYLKEFKFDNAADYTVGQEIKADIFTEGERVDATAKSKGKGFQGAIKRYGQSRGPMAHGSKFHRHAGSNGAATTPGRVFKGKHMPGHMGHVKVTVQNLEVVRVDAEKNIILVKGAVPGPKKSLVMLKNTVKAN comes from the coding sequence ATGAAAAGAGCAATTTTAACGACAAAAGTCGGAATGACTCAGATTTTCAACGAGAACGGAAGCTTGATTCCGGTAACTGTATTACAGGCAGGACCTTGCGTTGTAACACAGGTTAAAACAGTTGAAAACGACGGATACGCTGCCGTTCAGGTAGGTTTCGGAGATATCCGTGAAGTATTGGTTAACAAACCAAGAAAAGGACACTTTGCAAAAGCAGGTGTTGCAAACAAAAAATATCTTAAAGAGTTCAAGTTTGATAATGCTGCTGATTACACAGTAGGACAAGAAATCAAAGCTGACATCTTTACAGAAGGTGAAAGAGTTGATGCTACTGCTAAATCAAAGGGTAAGGGATTCCAAGGTGCAATCAAGAGATACGGACAGTCCAGAGGACCTATGGCTCATGGTTCCAAATTCCACAGACATGCAGGTTCCAATGGTGCTGCTACAACACCCGGACGTGTATTCAAGGGAAAACACATGCCTGGACATATGGGACATGTAAAAGTAACAGTTCAGAATCTGGAAGTTGTAAGAGTTGATGCAGAAAAGAACATTATTTTAGTAAAAGGTGCCGTTCCCGGACCTAAGAAATCTTTAGTAATGTTAAAGAATACCGTAAAGGCAAACTAG
- the rpsJ gene encoding 30S ribosomal protein S10, with translation MASQVMRITLKAYDHQLIDQSAAKIIETVKKTGSKVSGPVPLPTKKEVVTILRAVHKYKDSREQFEQRTHKRLIDIITPTQKTVDSLSRLEMPAGVYIDIKMKTK, from the coding sequence ATGGCAAGTCAAGTAATGAGGATTACATTGAAAGCGTATGACCATCAGTTAATCGATCAGTCAGCTGCAAAAATCATCGAGACTGTAAAAAAGACAGGATCAAAGGTGAGCGGACCTGTACCCCTACCTACTAAGAAGGAAGTAGTTACAATTCTTAGAGCGGTACACAAATACAAGGATTCCAGAGAGCAGTTCGAGCAGAGAACTCACAAGAGATTAATCGATATCATCACACCTACACAAAAAACGGTAGATTCATTATCCAGATTAGAAATGCCTGCCGGTGTGTACATCGACATCAAGATGAAGACAAAGTAA
- a CDS encoding transglutaminase-like domain-containing protein has product MYNFLKKGLLFIVAVILLSESVYIPEMTYAADAAVIDKSEIKNGIIIVDYNNETTSLVRITKDSSKYIYDLSGEVRVPLQLGNGDYKIEVLENIEGNKYRQVAAETINYNDDNGKTVFLQSNEIVNWNSDMASIKKAKALTQNAVTDTEKVAAIYSYIVKNIKYDYEKAETVQNGYVPAIDDVYTAKEGICYDYAVLFAAMLRSVGIPTKVLMGTSTDVTEYHAWNQVYMKDTKKWITIDTTIDAALKTVNMDKMAKKVSHYSIEKQY; this is encoded by the coding sequence GTGTATAATTTTTTAAAGAAAGGCCTGCTATTTATAGTAGCAGTGATTTTGCTATCCGAAAGTGTATATATACCTGAAATGACTTATGCAGCGGATGCAGCAGTCATAGACAAGAGCGAAATAAAGAACGGCATTATTATTGTTGATTATAACAATGAAACAACATCACTGGTGAGAATCACGAAAGACAGTTCTAAGTATATATATGATTTGTCAGGGGAAGTCAGAGTACCTCTTCAGTTGGGAAATGGTGACTATAAGATTGAAGTTCTGGAAAATATTGAAGGAAACAAATATCGTCAGGTTGCAGCAGAAACTATAAATTACAACGATGACAACGGTAAAACAGTATTTTTACAAAGCAATGAAATCGTTAATTGGAATTCAGATATGGCATCCATAAAGAAAGCGAAAGCTTTGACACAAAACGCTGTTACGGATACTGAAAAAGTTGCTGCAATTTATTCCTATATTGTAAAGAATATAAAGTATGACTACGAAAAGGCAGAGACAGTGCAAAACGGTTATGTACCGGCTATTGACGATGTATATACAGCGAAAGAAGGAATCTGCTACGATTACGCGGTACTTTTTGCAGCAATGCTCAGAAGTGTTGGAATACCGACGAAAGTACTGATGGGAACATCAACGGATGTGACTGAATATCATGCATGGAATCAGGTTTATATGAAAGATACAAAAAAATGGATTACGATTGACACTACAATCGATGCGGCTTTGAAAACGGTTAATATGGATAAAATGGCGAAGAAAGTATCACACTATAGTATAGAAAAGCAATATTAA